From the Sphingomonas aliaeris genome, one window contains:
- a CDS encoding GxxExxY protein, with protein MRDIEYIAADVIDIALRLHRDLGPGLLESVYELVLAAKLQDVGYRIARQVPIDVEFEGIRLNAAFKADLIVDHLLILEIKSVERLSGVHAKQLLTYLRLTKRPLGLLINFGGETLKEGLRRVVNGHTSFASSRLRVNQIHRRV; from the coding sequence ATGCGCGATATCGAATACATTGCCGCCGATGTGATCGATATCGCGCTGCGGTTGCATCGCGATCTTGGTCCAGGCTTGCTTGAAAGCGTCTACGAACTTGTTCTGGCAGCGAAGCTGCAAGATGTGGGGTACAGGATTGCCCGTCAGGTTCCGATCGATGTCGAATTCGAAGGCATCCGGCTTAACGCCGCTTTCAAGGCTGATCTCATTGTCGATCATCTGTTGATCTTGGAAATTAAGTCCGTCGAACGCCTCAGTGGCGTTCACGCCAAACAATTGCTTACCTATCTTCGCCTGACGAAGCGCCCTTTGGGCCTCTTGATCAATTTCGGCGGCGAAACCCTTAAAGAAGGCCTTCGGCGCGTTGTAAACGGACATACGTCCTTCGCGTCTTCGCGCCTTCGCGTGAACCAAATCCACAGGAGAGTCTAA
- the fabD gene encoding ACP S-malonyltransferase — translation MRAFIFPGQGSQAVGMGKALSDASPVAKAVFQEVDEALGQHLFRLMTEGPEDQLVLTENAQPAIMANAIATLRVLEQEGGVRLADKADYVSGHSLGEYTALCAAGALDLSTTAVLLKHRGRAMQAAVPVGEGAMAALLGADVEKAQAIATAAAEGEVCTVANDNDPSQVVISGARGAIERAIAMAKDMGAKRAVLLPVSAPFHCPLMQPAADAMETALAHARIAAPLVPVFANVTAAPVSDPDTIRRLLVEQVTGMVRWRESVLAMNAAGVDRFVEFGGKVLAPMVKRIAPDVETTSVITMDDLEALAKGL, via the coding sequence ATGCGTGCATTCATCTTTCCCGGACAGGGCAGCCAGGCCGTCGGCATGGGCAAGGCGCTGTCCGATGCCAGCCCGGTCGCCAAGGCGGTCTTCCAGGAGGTCGACGAGGCGCTGGGGCAGCATCTCTTCCGCCTGATGACGGAGGGACCGGAGGATCAATTGGTGCTGACCGAGAATGCCCAGCCCGCGATCATGGCGAATGCCATCGCAACGCTGCGCGTGCTCGAACAGGAAGGCGGCGTCCGCTTGGCCGACAAGGCCGATTACGTCTCGGGCCACTCGCTCGGCGAGTATACCGCCCTGTGTGCGGCAGGCGCGCTGGACCTTTCGACCACCGCCGTGCTCCTGAAGCATCGCGGGCGCGCCATGCAGGCAGCCGTGCCAGTGGGTGAGGGGGCGATGGCCGCTTTGCTCGGCGCCGACGTCGAGAAGGCGCAGGCGATCGCGACCGCGGCGGCAGAGGGCGAAGTCTGCACCGTCGCGAACGATAACGATCCGTCTCAGGTCGTGATTTCCGGTGCGCGGGGCGCGATCGAACGCGCGATTGCGATGGCGAAGGACATGGGCGCCAAGCGTGCGGTCCTGTTGCCGGTATCGGCCCCGTTCCACTGCCCCCTGATGCAGCCCGCCGCCGACGCGATGGAAACCGCGCTGGCCCACGCCCGCATCGCCGCACCTTTGGTGCCCGTTTTCGCCAACGTCACCGCCGCCCCCGTGAGTGACCCGGACACGATCCGCCGGCTGCTCGTCGAACAGGTCACGGGCATGGTCCGCTGGCGCGAATCGGTCCTCGCAATGAACGCCGCCGGGGTCGATCGCTTCGTAGAATTCGGCGGAAAGGTCCTCGCCCCGATGGTCAAACGCATCGCGCCGGACGTCGAAACCACCAGCGTCATCACGATGGACGATCTCGAGGCGCTCGCAAAGGGGCTGTGA
- a CDS encoding RcnB family protein yields the protein MKKFILAAVAATVALSPVAATVAEAQAYQQQRKTTVVQKRNGTVVKKTVTRQQTPQYRTNWRKGERFNQRQARNYRQIDYRQYRGLRAPPRGYRYVQSGNDAVLVGITSGLIAAVVAGAIR from the coding sequence ATGAAGAAGTTCATTCTCGCCGCGGTCGCCGCAACGGTCGCCCTGAGCCCAGTCGCTGCCACGGTCGCTGAGGCGCAGGCCTATCAGCAGCAGCGCAAGACGACCGTCGTCCAGAAGCGCAACGGCACCGTCGTCAAGAAGACCGTCACACGTCAGCAGACGCCGCAATATCGCACCAACTGGCGCAAGGGCGAGCGCTTCAACCAGCGTCAGGCACGCAACTATCGCCAGATCGACTATCGCCAGTATCGCGGATTGAGGGCGCCCCCGCGCGGCTACCGCTACGTCCAGTCGGGCAACGATGCGGTGCTGGTCGGGATCACCAGCGGCCTGATCGCCGCAGTAGTCGCCGGCGCGATCCGGTAA
- the rpsF gene encoding 30S ribosomal protein S6, whose protein sequence is MALYEHVFLARQDLAQAQVDALAENATKIINDNNGRVVKTESWGLRSLAYKIAKNRKAHYVMLEIDAPGEVVAELERQTQINEDVIRYMTVKVEALEEGPSVMMRKSDRDRERRSDREGGRGDRPERSERPRRDFDGE, encoded by the coding sequence ATGGCTCTGTACGAGCATGTGTTCCTTGCGCGCCAGGATCTGGCACAGGCGCAAGTGGATGCACTGGCGGAAAACGCCACCAAGATCATCAACGATAACAATGGCCGGGTCGTGAAGACCGAGAGCTGGGGCCTGCGTAGCCTGGCGTACAAGATCGCCAAGAACCGCAAGGCGCATTACGTGATGCTCGAAATCGATGCACCGGGCGAGGTCGTTGCCGAGCTGGAGCGTCAGACGCAGATCAACGAAGACGTCATCCGCTACATGACCGTCAAGGTCGAGGCCCTCGAAGAGGGCCCGAGCGTGATGATGCGCAAGTCCGATCGTGACCGCGAACGTCGCAGCGACCGTGAAGGCGGCCGTGGCGATCGTCCCGAGCGCTCCGAGCGCCCGCGTCGCGACTTTGACGGCGAATAA
- the rpsR gene encoding 30S ribosomal protein S18, with protein MARPFFRRRKSCPFSAKDAPRIDYKDVRLLQGFVSERGKIVPSRITSVSGKKQRELAQAIKRARHLGLLPYIVK; from the coding sequence ATGGCACGCCCATTCTTCCGCCGCCGCAAGTCCTGCCCTTTCTCGGCCAAGGATGCCCCCCGGATCGACTATAAGGACGTACGTCTGTTGCAGGGTTTCGTGTCCGAGCGTGGCAAGATCGTCCCGAGCCGCATCACTTCGGTGAGCGGTAAGAAGCAGCGCGAACTCGCCCAGGCGATCAAGCGCGCCCGTCATCTGGGCCTGCTGCCCTACATCGTTAAGTAA